ACAAGGCAGCTTTTGAGCCAGCCCGCTAATCTTAGCCCGGCCTAGCAGGCGGTCTACCGGGAGCACCCCGACTGTTGACGCCGGACCCCACACCATCGGGGTGAGTGTAGGCCGGCGCGCTACCTAATTAGGCAGCGAGGGCCACAGCGGAGCTGCGAGCCCAGGTGTTGTTTTTGGCAGTTAATGCCGGTGCCCCTTTAACGAGACTGGGCGGCTCGGCTTGCAACCGACGACATCCTCCCCTGTCGAAGCCAGTCATCCCCATGACGCCTGCTATTATACCACGCCGGGAGGCGCTTGGGAAGTAAGAATCGCTATGTTCGCATGCGAACCTGGCCACGCAATTGAGCGTCAGGTCAACGGAAGGTTGAGCCGGTGCAAGAGCCGCGCCTCAACATCGGCCGGCAGCGCCGCAGGCGCTTCGTCGAGCGTGTGGTAGAGCGCGATCGTCTTCGCAAGCGTATCGAATACCACACGACAGTCGGCGCAGCCGGCCAGGTGCCGCCCTAGATCGTGGCACAGCTCGGCGGCCAGTTCGCCATCCACAAAGGCATTTAGGCGGCCTAGCAGCTCCTGGCAGCGCGCGATATCATTGTGGTTGTGCGGGTACATTATGCCTCATCTCCTTCCGTGGCGAGGTAGCTGGCCAGCAGCTCGCGCAGCCGCAACCGCGCGCGATACAGCCGCACTTTCACGGCGCTCTCGCCCAACCCCAGCGCGGCTGCGGTCTCATCGGTGCTCAGCCCTTCGATCTCACGCAGCACGAACACCACCCGCAAGCTCGCCGGCAAGCACGCAAGCGCGTGTTCCAGCTGATCGTGCAGCTCCTGATTGAGCGCTACACGCGCCGGATCGAGCGGCCAGGCGTGCAGATTCTGCGGCAGGTCAGCGGGCTGGATCTGCGCATCGAGCGCCTCAGGTGCTGCGAATGCCGTATGGTTGCGCCGCAGCTGCATCAGCGCCTCGTTGGTGGCGATCCGGTAGAGCCAGGTGCCCAGGCCGCTACGCCCCTCGAATGTGCTCAGCTTCTCGCAGGCCTTGATGAACGTCAGCTGGAGCACGCCCTCAGCCTCGTCAGGATCCGCAACCATGCGCAGCGCCTTGGCGTACACCAGCGGCGCGAAGCGCTTCACCAGGCAGGTACAGGCGTCGGGCTCTCCCGCGCGCAGCCCGTCCAACAGCGCGCTCTCGCTGTCGTAGACGCTCAGATCGATCTTTGGCCCCGGCACTCGCCACCCCCTCTGGCTGCTGCGAACACTGG
The sequence above is drawn from the Candidatus Kouleothrix ribensis genome and encodes:
- a CDS encoding zf-HC2 domain-containing protein translates to MYPHNHNDIARCQELLGRLNAFVDGELAAELCHDLGRHLAGCADCRVVFDTLAKTIALYHTLDEAPAALPADVEARLLHRLNLPLT
- a CDS encoding sigma-70 family RNA polymerase sigma factor, with amino-acid sequence MPGPKIDLSVYDSESALLDGLRAGEPDACTCLVKRFAPLVYAKALRMVADPDEAEGVLQLTFIKACEKLSTFEGRSGLGTWLYRIATNEALMQLRRNHTAFAAPEALDAQIQPADLPQNLHAWPLDPARVALNQELHDQLEHALACLPASLRVVFVLREIEGLSTDETAAALGLGESAVKVRLYRARLRLRELLASYLATEGDEA